GCTTGCATCGAAACTAGGCTATCACTTTCAACCTGATCAACATAAGAAAAATCATTCTTCAACCAAGAAAGCACTTCTTTAAGAGCAATACCTTGACCAATTTCGAGAAACACACGACCTTCCTTCAGACTGTTTATACTTGGCTACACTAATTTCTTGGCTGTCTATACTTCAtgttcataaatatatataaatgattttacataaggtttttttttttttaaaaaaaaaaaatcaattggaTTATTTAGCTCATTTAATgtgacaaaaaagaaaaattatttatgccCCTACTTTAATAGGAATAattgtatttatctttttttttttagaaaaatatttttcttaactTTCGTCGACTCACAACTGCCCTTCCGTGTATTGGGCTAACACAATAACGAGTAGTTCGCGCCTTCAGGAGACGAAAGTTAAGAAAAATATGTTAAAAAACAACCCAAGTCACCCTTCAAGAGAGTATGATGTTGGCCATGTCCAACTTTAAGCTGAGGCGGACTAGTACTATGCCTAAGGCTAAAGCTCATAATTCTCaaatttcaataaaaatatttgagaaatttatataaattactattttttgtaaattttttacacTTTCacgtttaaagttttttttttgttcatatttttacgatgttcataaaataatagaaaagaaaactacatgaaaataacagaaaaataacataaaaatataatatgttaataacaaaaaatcaacattaaaataataagattacaatatcttgtaaaaaaaaaaaattacaatacaaaaatatataaaaaaaaccgtattttatgtaaataaaatctcaaaaattataaaaatatgtaaaattccgtacaaccgtatttttatcattttttattattatttttgtgtatttttaaaataattccaaattcTTGTCTATACAAATATGGCCATTACAGCTGCCATGGGCTTTCTATTTACTAAGAGAATTGGGCTTGAACACATCACCtaccttcttttcttttcttcttcttttttttgtttatttttttatttttgacttttgacatttttttttctcatttaataaaaagcaattaaaaatatggaaaatagtaaacaaaataataattggttcaaagtagttaaaaataaaagaattacaCGGTGCGTCGTCTCGAGCAAACCAAAACTTATGTACACCATGCCGATCTAAGTATTTTGGGGGCCACacgcaaaaaattaaaattgggccctttataaaaattaaaaaaaaaattggggtttattaaaaaaatacctcttttatttatcaattaaccaaatctacctctaattttatattgaaacatacctctttttatatgtgttgtacccaaaataccctcacATAagggagtcacatggagagtatgtTGAGGTGACAGGGGTAAAATCGGTAAAGTAtttaaaaaagaggtaaaaatgataaactttaaaaaagatggtaaaaataaaagaagacaatataaaaaggatatagagtctaatttcctcaaaaaaaaaaaaattgtgtacaTTAATTAAGACCACAAtcccattatttttttttttttgaaaaaaagataCATGTTCTTAAacttttagttataattttttttttattgatgtatgtataatagaaaaaaaatagatattttcattttaaaaaaaaaagaaaagaaattgggCCTTACAAAAATAGAGGCCTCCTACATTGGCCCAACCTGCCCAATATTTGGGCTGATCCTGCATGTACATAAATGACGAAGCTATAATGCCtccaatttttttcaatattttttaaattatacgtgaaatgaagaaataaaaataaatatatattttttatatatatttttgtatgtgTTGGCCCccgttaaattttaaattttaggcTCCGTTGTTAAAACAACATTCTAAATgtttctagtatttgaagtatttggtcttaaaaaatagtagttaaatcttagtagtaattttttttggttagtacaacttttttatttttgctaaATATGTAGTAAATTAGcaacaaattattataaatgacacaaatatatttatatataaaaaaaaaattttaattatgagtTGAGAGTGATGGAATGcctattttaagaaaattaatattctaaatttaaaggTTGGGCATGATAATAGGAAGGGTTGTTTTAATTTGTGTGGTAATTAATCgattaattaatattccaatttatgattaattcataaataatttaatatgctgtaattaattgtaatcaaaaccaaattaatgattaattattatttttattattgtttaattCCATATCAATCAATGAGAGAATCATCCATACATACCTTTTAGCTGGTTattgaatctcttttcttcaaggtttgatttttttttttcatatcttctttttaattattattattattttctttttccttaaattataaggagaagaagaagaaaaaaacaaatttttatGATCATCAACAATTTGAAAAAACACATGATTAATTGAATAAGTTTtggttattatataattaataattttatttataatttaattatatttgtgttaATATTTAGGATCATCATCATGTTTATAAAATTCTAACAATAAATTTGATTTTTGCATATGTATGTAGATTTATATATGATTATACATGATTAAcacataaatttatattaattattgtgATTTTTCTTTTGCTTATGAATAAAAATATAGGGAGATGAAAAGAATATGGTTGGTGTTGATGGTTTTGTGTTTGAGTTCTTCAATAATCAAGAATGGAGTGATGATAAGTGCACAACCACAAGTGTCTTCTTTCTTCATTTTCGGGGATTCTTTATCTGACGGTGGAAATAATAACATGCTTTCGACGTTAGCGAAAGTCAACTACTTGCCCTATGGAATTGACTACCCAACTGGTCAACCTACCGGAAGATTTACCAACGGACGTACTGTCGTTGATTTACTTGGTAATTCATCGTTAACTATATGGTGTGGTTAATATATTCTCAACTgttgaaataaaatttcacggatatttataaattacgtaaatatttttatgttaaataatattattgtgtgTATGTTATACTGTGTATTTAACAATACGTACAATATCTGCATGCCTATAAATATGTAGACGAAGTGTACATATAGTTAATTACACGAtataattattacaaaaaaaaacttactTTTAGTAGTaactttttagttacaatatatatagattttttgtgactttgaatcataacaaaaaattactttttattaTAACATAGTGTATTTAGATATAacttgtcactaatttaattttagtcacaacaattatcgtaagtaaaaatatatttattcagGCTCGACCCTAGGCTAACGCGGACTAAAGCGTTTTCCTAGGGCCCAAAATATTTATATAGGATACTTTTTTGCATtgaaaaaatggtatttttgtaaagttgTATGAAAAGAGGCTCAATAATACTCACACTTTGCATTAGATATAACACACACAAAATTTCTTAGGCCCATTATTACTTAGGGtgcatttagtcacaacaaattgtaatttttgtgactaatatttttaattacagACCTTTTAGTGATAACATAAACCTTTTCACTCACAATCGTAAATtctattgtgactaaaagtaaacaAATTTTGTAACGAATTATGATAATGTTTTTTATCGAATAATTACATATTCAATTAAAAAATGTGCATTTAAATCTCATCAttcattgagttttattttgagATCATTAGTTaaattcacatatatataattaatgattATTAATTTGTTCTTATTTACATGCAGCTGAATATATAGGTTTCAATGAGTCTATTCCAACCTTTTTAACAGTTAATAATTCTATGGACTCAAAATTAATACTTAATGGTGTGAATTATGCATCTGGCTCAGCTGGAATTCTAAACAACACTGGAAAACATTTggtatgtttattattaatttattatacatgcttcataatatttttaagtttaattatatatatatataaacgaaTTTATGTTATGTTATGATAAATATTAGGGTTAATACTATTtcgaattttatattttataaaagttattaattggacgtaccctttgttttgttaaatagcAAAAATATAGATCTTATATTTTTGAGAATAGTATAAATAGAATCATGAGTtcaatttttgacaatttttttgttaatataatcACATTGAAGATAATTCCTAACACAAACAAATGCATAAAGTGtaacaagttttattttgacaaaaaatcagtttttGATGCTATTTatagtattattttaaaaattacatggtctaatttatcatttaacaaaataaatggtCAACCTAATAACTTTTATAATTATAgaatctaaaatggtatttaccctaaataaatattatgatgAAATAATAAatcacattcaatatttatatttatatatccttCATTCACATCCAATAAGTTACATAATTAAGTTTacatttagaataaaataattttgtgataATTGGAATTGAGTGTAATGCTTCATTTCATacacaattaataatatttgaCATCCAAACACAAATCTTAAATTATAACTTCTGAACATGCTCAAAAATATTgcatcaaattatttttttacgaTGATTTTCGAACAAAATTTAATCGTTTCTAACAAACTTAATCAAGTATTTTAGAGACTCATCATCATGATTAttcataaattataatatttattagatacatttcataataatttaacaaatgtgtatattttttcGTATATATGTAGGGTCAGAACATCAACTTTGGTACACAATTAAAGAATCACAGAAGTGTTATGACGAGTTTGGTTAAGAGCTTAGGAAGCCGAAGAGCAGCAAGAAGACACTTAAACGAGGGCTTATATTGGGTTGCAATAGGAAATAATGACTATCTCAACAACTACTTCTCACGTGATCAGTTATACTCTTCCTCTCATGCTCACTCGCCCGAAACTTTTGCTCTTCTTCTCATTGAACAATATCGTAACTATATCAtggtacgtatatatatatgtacacatAATATTATGATCGATATACTTTTCTCATCTATATTGttactacaaaaaattttacttttaaccACAACAAGTGCTAAAATATTGgattaaaatttcatttttaaaattaatatttaattacaattatttttgaaagttCATATCAATaggtaatatttattaaaatataattcaatatatatattcttgaTCACATCTTGGGAAGATTAATACTTTGCAATAACTTCTGCTACTATAATTAATGcgataaaatatatgaaatctaatattaaattgcatcaattattaattatcataTGCAGAAATTATATAAGTATGGAGCAACCAAGGTAGTGCTAGTGGGATTGGGAAGAATAGGTTGCACCCCTAATTCAGTGGCATTTTACCAAACCAATAGCTCTAACCCGTGCGTCGACAAAATGAACGAAGCAGTCGAACATTTCAACGTTAAGCTTTTAGCACTTGTCGATCAACTCAACACGAATTTCACTAACGCTAAATTCATCTTCATTAACTCTTTCGAAATGGATGGTGGTGATCCTACTACTGCTGgtatgtaattttttattttattttttttaataaggtCTTAAATTCGAATCTCATTAAATTAGACGAAAATGTGAATACATAATATGCATAGTAATACATACATATGTTATTATTTATAACCATATCTCATGACATAtgataatttttcattatttttgaatttataaataattttttttttctaatactcTAACAATTCAACGAAATATTTGTAATGTTACAATGTAACATATAAGGTAATGATTTttgataataaaaataaaaaagatcaaTAATTGgtgaaagaaataatttttaagaatattACATTTAAGTCctccattattttattttcttcctATAGTCCTCATTctctttgtttttattattttcaggaTTTAAGGTTTGGGATGTTGGATGTTGCCCAGTGAATGCACAAGGGCAATGTGTTCCATTGAAAAAGCCATGTGAGAATAGAGAAGAATTTGTATTTTGGGACTCATTCCATCCAACTGAAGAAGCCAATAAAATCACTGCAAGTCGAATATACACAGCTTTTGACCTTTCTGATAGTTATCCTATGGATCTCAGACACCTTATTAATTTGTCATTACCTCCGCCTCCCCCTCGCTCTCGCTCTCGCTCTCGCTCCCGCTCCCGCTCCCGCTCCAGCTCTCGCTCCCGCTCGCGCTCTGGTCTTCGCTCTCATCCGCACCCtccactttaattaatttttttaattctttttatatgtatgaaaaaaaatgtttatattgaagaaaaaaatagaaaatatatagtattgtgttgtatactatattttatatttgttgaTCATCAATTAGTACAAATTTGACTTGtttagtattgttattttttatatttattttatttaaaaactatatatattcttacaaaaaaatatttatatagattttttttaatggttACTCTTTGTTCTTAATATAATTATaggtaaatttatttttaactttttattttgtaaaaattactgattatatattttgttaaatggtACATTggatgtattttttaaaatagtactaaATAGtagcttaaattaattttttgacaaaacaaaaatttaataataacaaaaaaaaatgtgtacGTATGtgctattatataaaataaaaaaaatgagatttaattatttttacacttcaaagtagttttgttttttgtatttttacagaatttaACATAACGACCTACATACTAACTAATGGAGCAATCTAAATCACAACCAAAATTCATATAGCAACCTACATAGAAATCATCAGAGCAacccgtaaatttaaaaaaaaaaaagaagttaaaAATGGTATAAAATTTGTTATTGCTAAAATTATATTGATGAGGGTTTTTCTCTCTCTTAGCTCTCGTAGTTCTCTCGAACTGGTGCCATGGCAGAGGCTAGAGCAATAATGTAGGGGAAGCTCAAAATTACTGCAAAGAATTTAAGAAATGTGGACCTAATTCCACAACTGGTGTTTGAAAACCAAAACAATGGAAGAGGTACTTGGAGTTGAGCCTACTGATTTTACTGATGATGAAGGGGCTGGGAAATTTGATGGAGCTAAAGGAGAAGACCTTGGAAGTCGAGATGTCTTCCAAGCACCCTTGACTCCACGATCATCCTTGCAATTAATTTAATGTCAGGTATGGGTGACAATTCGTGTTCGCAGGTCGTGTTCGTGTCTTATCGAGACTCATGTATAATAGACATATGCTCGACCCGAACACAATCCGTTTAATAATCGTGTCAAAAAAATGAAACCAGAATACAACCCATTTATAAATGGGTTGACACAGCACGACACATGTAACCCGTTTATAAACATATTTTGTTTAAACATGTCAACCAATAACACGTTTGTGAAGTATTCAACGCGTTTATAACCCTTTTATGACATGTTAAAGTACTAAGATAACTTTAAATAGGTCATTAACAGGTCAATTTCGTGTTAGCCGTGTCAACCCGAACACGACATGTTTATTAAACGGGTTAGACGAGTCAACCCGAACACGACCCAAACCCATTTAAGAAACCCAAACCCACTAAATTTTGTGTGAGTTTCAAGTTGTATTATCGTGTCTGACCCGTTTTGCTAGCCCTAACGTCAAAAAGATATTCATGCTAATTTTTCCAACACCCTAGAAGCAAATCAACAATGTTCAAAAATTATTGCTCAAGGTTACTCTTCTATCCCTCCAATACTTAGATCTGGTAGTTTTGTGAGGAATTTAGAAAATTCATTTGCAAGTTTTGTGAGAAGtaagaagtttaattttacaatgGAGGACATTCAAGAGGAAATTTCTTATTGGGAGTCTTCGATTGTGTGCTACGTACTGGGAGCAAACCCACCATTAATGGTACTGGAAGGATTTGCTAGAAGAGTATGGAAAGATAAAGTTGATAAGGTCAATCTCTTAGCTTATTGTGTGTTCTTAATCAGAATGCACTCTGATGACATTATCGAGAAAGGCTATACCTTCTTCAATCAAAGGCCAATTGTTAGGCCTGGGACCCCAAACACGAATTTTAGTAAGGAGGATATTCGAACGATTCCAATTTGTATGATCTAGAAATTAAATACTGGGGTAAAAATTTTGTTCAAAATTTTTGTATAATGCCCCTAGCCAAAATAGTTGGTATTGGAAGAAAATTGTGGAACGCAAAGAGAGAGTTTAACTTCTCATGGATCATGTTTAGTTTTCACTTACTCACTATACAATCTTTGTAGGATACAAATTGATGGATGATGCTGGGAGTATGTTCATTGGAGTAAGGTAGTTTGATGCaaattgaatatttctaaaCACAATTTTCTGTTGTGAATAGTTATTCTAAATAGACTCAAGATCAGAGAAAGTATTGTTGGAAGACTACATCATAAAGTATcgg
This region of Cannabis sativa cultivar Pink pepper isolate KNU-18-1 chromosome 7, ASM2916894v1, whole genome shotgun sequence genomic DNA includes:
- the LOC115697574 gene encoding GDSL esterase/lipase At1g29670-like — its product is MKRIWLVLMVLCLSSSIIKNGVMISAQPQVSSFFIFGDSLSDGGNNNMLSTLAKVNYLPYGIDYPTGQPTGRFTNGRTVVDLLAEYIGFNESIPTFLTVNNSMDSKLILNGVNYASGSAGILNNTGKHLGQNINFGTQLKNHRSVMTSLVKSLGSRRAARRHLNEGLYWVAIGNNDYLNNYFSRDQLYSSSHAHSPETFALLLIEQYRNYIMKLYKYGATKVVLVGLGRIGCTPNSVAFYQTNSSNPCVDKMNEAVEHFNVKLLALVDQLNTNFTNAKFIFINSFEMDGGDPTTAGFKVWDVGCCPVNAQGQCVPLKKPCENREEFVFWDSFHPTEEANKITASRIYTAFDLSDSYPMDLRHLINLSLPPPPPRSRSRSRSRSRSRSSSRSRSRSGLRSHPHPPL